One Anastrepha obliqua isolate idAnaObli1 chromosome 6, idAnaObli1_1.0, whole genome shotgun sequence DNA window includes the following coding sequences:
- the LOC129250222 gene encoding GATA zinc finger domain-containing protein 13-like, with protein sequence MCTNCSGNHPAYDKLCPKYQQSKEILKIQVENKCTMKEAITLYKNQIPSIIGGPSFASVTQNFNTLNQQQQNDSSQSLNNSKTNNLPPTEPQQLNPNLPNNTSQQNIEQNINHDNPLSNILTQLISNQQHTGNTTTCFTHENIYQQFNAFTANNTINNDNLFSPVDPLPALPIEQQNVNMESKTNTELPP encoded by the coding sequence ATGTGCACAAATTGTTCCGGAAATCATCCAGCATATGATAAGCTCTGTCCAAAATACCAACAATCTAAAGAGATTTTAAAAATCcaagttgaaaataaatgtacaaTGAAAGAAGCAATTACACTGTACAAAAACCAAATTCCTTCAATTATTGGTGGCCCCTCTTTCGCTTCTGtcacacaaaattttaacacacttaatcaacaacaacaaaatgactCATCACAATCTCTaaacaattcaaaaacaaataatttaccTCCAACTGAACCGCAACAACTAAATCCTAATTTACCAAATAATACCTCTCAACAAAACATAGAACAAAACATAAATCATGATAATCCTCTCAGTAATATTCTCACCCAATTAATTTCCAACCAACAACATACAGGCAACACAACCACTTGCTTCACCCACGAAAATATTTATCAACAATTCAATGCATTCACAGCAAACAACACAATCAACAACGATAACCTGTTTTCTCCTGTTGATCCTCTACCAGCTCTCCCAATTGAGCAACAAAATGTTAATAtggaatcaaaaacaaatacagaaTTACCTCCCTAA